The stretch of DNA AAGTATCTCCATTTACAcaaatgaatgcagaattatgatgCCTGGTTCGAACCATCTACGTAGACCTTAGACTGGATGACTGTCTTGCCGACATGAAACCCTGGAACGACAGTAAACCCAACCTTTGGCCGTGAAGCCCTCCTGTGGTCGATGCGCATCTTGTCAACCTTGCGAACGATGTTCTCCATGAAAACCATCGAGAATTGAGTCCCCCGGGCTACCTGAAAGATTTCCACCACAGGGTCGTATGCCCAGGCCAACTTGTGAAGCATCCACACGGAGCTGGCCATGCTCACAAATGGCTCATACAGAGGACTAGTTTGTCTCAGCGAACCTAATGATGACTCTGCCGTAGCTAAATTCCTCAGAAGAGAGGACTCAACGCCGGGATGGATGAGTTTCGCATACTTCTTCTGGCAGAAGTTTGCGAAATCACAGCTTGGGAAGTCCCGCATTAGCTCGATCGGATCGAGAGCGGAATGCTCGACGAATTGTTGCAAAGAGTCATTCCTCCGAATGGTTACATCAATGTCATCCAACTCGACGCGACTCGCATCGTCGCACAAGTCATACGAATCGAACCCTTCAAAAATGCCCAAGCAGATGTAGGAGAGGATGGCGTACCGGCAGTGCCCGGGCTTGGCGTAATTCACGTCTGGGAAGATGCAATTCGCCGCCGCACCCAGATCCCACCCGGCCATCTTCATCAGATCGACCAAGATCCGGGCGAAGCGATGCGTCAGCCGGCAGGTGTCCCTGAGCACCGAGTCGAAGACGCCGACCGTGAGCAGCGCCTCAACCTTCTCCTCGGGAGGCATGCATGCGCGCTCGAGCCGGTCAGCGAGCCGCGCGCCGACCGCGTCGAGGTCAGCGAGCGCCATCTCGAGGGCAGCTGCCTCGGCATCCTTGCGATCGATGTCGGACTGGAGACGGTCAACGACGGTCTCGAAGCCGCGCAGCAGGCTCTGATTCTCCTGCACCTGCGCCTCCAAGTGGGAGGAGAGAGGAAAGGGGGGATTGTCGCCGGGAAAGAGGTAGGAGCGCCTGAGGACGGAGAGGCGGCGGAGGTGCGAAACAGCGGCGCGGTCGGCGGAGCGGAGGGCGTCAGGGAGGAAAGGCGAGTGGGCGGTCTGAAGGTGGAGGTAGGCGGCCTGGAAGGAGGAGACGGCGGCGAGGGCGGCGGCAGCGAGGGTCTGGGGGTCGGTCCGGGGAGCCGGGTCGGGCTTGAGGACCACCACGCGCTGGCCAGTGATGACCACCTCCCGGCCAGGGTCGGTAGCGAGATCGACAGcctccgcctcctcttcctcctcctcctcctcctcctcggcgaaGAACTCGATGGTCTTGGTCTTGAAGGCTAATGCGAACTTCTGAAGCATCTCTCTTCCTCAGCGAGACGAGCCGCTCTACTCCTCCCAACTCTGCTGCGGGTAATATATGTCGGGATTTGTTTGGGGAGGGGCTGTTGGTGGGTGAGCCAAGACGGGGGGCGGAAGTGGATCTCAGGAAGCCCCTTaacgaaaagagggagaaggtttCCG from Musa acuminata AAA Group cultivar baxijiao chromosome BXJ2-11, Cavendish_Baxijiao_AAA, whole genome shotgun sequence encodes:
- the LOC135627097 gene encoding protein GRAVITROPIC IN THE LIGHT 1-like, which encodes MLQKFALAFKTKTIEFFAEEEEEEEEEEAEAVDLATDPGREVVITGQRVVVLKPDPAPRTDPQTLAAAALAAVSSFQAAYLHLQTAHSPFLPDALRSADRAAVSHLRRLSVLRRSYLFPGDNPPFPLSSHLEAQVQENQSLLRGFETVVDRLQSDIDRKDAEAAALEMALADLDAVGARLADRLERACMPPEEKVEALLTVGVFDSVLRDTCRLTHRFARILVDLMKMAGWDLGAAANCIFPDVNYAKPGHCRYAILSYICLGIFEGFDSYDLCDDASRVELDDIDVTIRRNDSLQQFVEHSALDPIELMRDFPSCDFANFCQKKYAKLIHPGVESSLLRNLATAESSLGSLRQTSPLYEPFVSMASSVWMLHKLAWAYDPVVEIFQVARGTQFSMVFMENIVRKVDKMRIDHRRASRPKVGFTVVPGFHVGKTVIQSKVYVDGSNQAS